The DNA segment AATCTTCGAGCGCATTAAGTCAGCAAAAATTTGTGAACAGCAAATGGGTGAAAAAGTAGCTTTCAATCCCATGCTCTTGGCGAACTGAATCGCCTCCTCTGCTGGAAACGCAATCGCGTTTACACCTGCTTTCACAGCTAACACATCCGTAAGGATCCTATGTTCACCCACTGGTCGCGCACAGCCTAAAACCAAAGGCGTAGTAGGCATCATTAATCTAGTTGTCACTAACACTTTAGCGATGTCTTCGGGTGTTGGAGGAGCCACGTCTTCCATTGGAGTTCCTCTAATCGGCATTAATGCGATTACAATTACGGCAGCGGGATTGTAGTTAGAAATCATTTCAAGAGACCGCAGCTCGCCTCTGAGCGTCCCATAGTGAAGCCCGACGAGCACATGTGGGACAAGGGGAATTCCCGAATTGCTTAGCGCTCTCAACGATTTATCATAGTCCTCAACCTTGGCATCAAGATGGTAAATTTCTCTTATTGTATCGTCTGAACCAATTATGTCAATTAACGCTGCATCGACTCCAGCCTTTTTCAACTTTCTTGCAGTGGAGTTACTGATTATCCCGGTG comes from the Candidatus Bathyarchaeota archaeon genome and includes:
- a CDS encoding radical SAM protein encodes the protein MLKSHEEYLKILNASKSELINLVEASREISWRFFGRKIRFYAPSFVHYESSEFHSSPIAFPSISITGKFCALRCKHCFGKILETMIPATSPDSLIDACRQLKERGSVGCLISGGCLLDGSVPLDRFVDAIAQVKKDLDLIVVVHTGIISNSTARKLKKAGVDAALIDIIGSDDTIREIYHLDAKVEDYDKSLRALSNSGIPLVPHVLVGLHYGTLRGELRSLEMISNYNPAAVIVIALMPIRGTPMEDVAPPTPEDIAKVLVTTRLMMPTTPLVLGCARPVGEHRILTDVLAVKAGVNAIAFPAEEAIQFAKSMGLKATFSPICCSQIFADLMRSKINK